From Rhodopirellula islandica, the proteins below share one genomic window:
- a CDS encoding SDR family oxidoreductase, producing MLITGIAGVPGYNALHYFRSLYGDQVIGIRQPSMWPLVGEGIVACDVEDADQVNALWAKYRFASLLNCGGSCRLKSCELDPEMAHRVNVTSTENMIRAAVCYHAQVIHLSIDLVYAGREDRGYHEHDPPDPVTVYGAKMVEAEQVVRRSRPDACLLRISLPMGISFSGHAGAIDWISSRFKQGKPATLYIDEARTPTYTDCMNRLFARLLARPIEGTFHAGGTRRLSLYQIAQIVSVVGGYDPDCLQGCPRMEAGPMPPRAGDVTMDSSKLADAIGCEPFDPWPADDALVPTDPEWHYRMAKQFGGSESAVHRLLYCNPIRPGIVPPSRDELWGERFGK from the coding sequence ATGTTGATCACCGGCATTGCTGGTGTGCCAGGGTACAACGCGTTGCACTACTTTCGGTCGTTGTACGGTGATCAGGTCATCGGCATTCGTCAGCCATCGATGTGGCCGTTGGTCGGTGAGGGGATTGTCGCTTGCGATGTCGAGGACGCGGATCAAGTCAATGCATTGTGGGCGAAGTACCGGTTTGCAAGCTTGTTGAACTGTGGCGGAAGTTGTCGGTTGAAGTCGTGCGAGCTGGATCCGGAAATGGCTCATCGCGTCAACGTTACCAGCACGGAAAACATGATCCGAGCGGCGGTTTGCTACCACGCGCAGGTCATTCATTTGTCCATCGACTTGGTCTACGCTGGTCGTGAGGACCGGGGGTACCACGAACATGATCCGCCCGACCCAGTCACGGTGTACGGGGCGAAGATGGTCGAGGCGGAACAGGTCGTGCGCCGCTCGAGGCCGGATGCGTGCCTGCTGCGAATTTCGCTGCCGATGGGGATCAGCTTCAGCGGTCACGCTGGAGCCATTGATTGGATCTCATCGCGATTCAAGCAAGGCAAGCCGGCCACGTTGTACATCGACGAAGCCCGCACCCCCACCTACACCGACTGCATGAACCGGTTGTTTGCTCGGCTGTTGGCACGCCCCATCGAGGGGACGTTTCACGCTGGTGGGACGCGGCGGTTGAGCCTGTATCAGATCGCACAAATTGTTAGCGTCGTGGGTGGTTACGATCCCGATTGCCTGCAAGGATGCCCGCGGATGGAAGCTGGGCCGATGCCACCGCGTGCCGGTGACGTGACGATGGATTCGTCCAAGCTAGCGGACGCGATCGGGTGTGAGCCATTCGATCCCTGGCCAGCCGACGATGCACTGGTGCCGACCGATCCAGAATGGCACTACCGGATGGCCAAGCAGTTTGGCGGCAGCGAATCGGCGGTGCATCGACTGCTGTACTGCAACCCAATTCGCCCCGGGATTGTGCCACCTAGCCGAGACGAGCTTTGGGGCGAGCGATTTGGCAAGTGA
- a CDS encoding winged helix-turn-helix transcriptional regulator, which produces MDTNGKARHLNYELPACPVEATLELIGGKWKGIVLYYLLVDGRVRFSELKRKVGCVTQRMLTKQLRELESAGLVNRIVYAEVPPRVEYELTEEGESLKPVLLLLKKWGESHALQLLQERENRKPVEAS; this is translated from the coding sequence ATGGATACCAATGGAAAAGCTCGGCATTTGAACTACGAGCTGCCGGCGTGTCCCGTCGAAGCGACCTTGGAGCTGATCGGCGGCAAGTGGAAAGGGATCGTGCTTTACTATTTGTTGGTCGATGGACGAGTTCGCTTCAGCGAGCTGAAACGCAAGGTTGGCTGCGTCACACAGAGAATGCTGACCAAGCAACTTCGCGAATTGGAGAGCGCCGGTTTGGTCAATCGAATCGTCTACGCGGAAGTACCACCGCGAGTGGAGTACGAATTGACGGAAGAAGGCGAGTCGCTCAAACCCGTTTTGCTGTTGCTGAAGAAATGGGGCGAAAGTCACGCGTTGCAACTGCTGCAGGAACGCGAAAATCGCAAACCTGTGGAAGCGTCGTGA
- a CDS encoding SDR family NAD(P)-dependent oxidoreductase — protein MDLKLSGNTALVTGGASGIGLATARLFVEEGCSIQLWDVSPKVEDAASELRELGVNVSTQVVDIVDERQVEQAVGCCLDQHGRLDHVVHCAAIGSGKFGFPFTRVAPSEWKRTLEVNVIGMANVAAALAPPMVAQRSGTFVFLASIAGQMGSQTDPPYSASKAANINFAQCMAKDLAPHNVRVNTVCPGMVKTALNRSVWQAWYDGAPPQDRLSYEDWTDQKIKDVIPLARWQTSEDIAAMIVFLSSERAKEVTGQTINVDGGCVMHC, from the coding sequence ATGGATTTAAAATTGAGCGGCAACACCGCTTTGGTCACGGGTGGCGCCAGCGGGATAGGGTTGGCGACCGCGAGGCTGTTTGTGGAAGAAGGTTGTTCGATTCAGCTTTGGGATGTCTCGCCCAAAGTCGAAGATGCGGCCAGCGAGTTGCGAGAGCTGGGCGTGAACGTCAGCACGCAAGTGGTCGATATCGTCGATGAACGACAAGTTGAACAGGCGGTCGGTTGCTGCCTCGATCAGCACGGGCGTCTGGATCATGTGGTGCACTGCGCCGCGATCGGGTCGGGGAAGTTTGGCTTCCCGTTCACCCGTGTCGCCCCGAGTGAATGGAAACGAACTCTGGAGGTCAACGTCATCGGAATGGCCAATGTTGCTGCGGCTTTGGCTCCTCCTATGGTTGCTCAACGATCGGGCACGTTTGTGTTTCTGGCATCCATCGCGGGACAGATGGGATCGCAGACCGATCCGCCCTACAGTGCCAGCAAGGCAGCCAACATCAACTTTGCCCAGTGCATGGCCAAAGACTTGGCACCGCACAATGTTCGGGTGAACACGGTTTGTCCCGGGATGGTGAAGACGGCCCTGAACCGTTCGGTTTGGCAGGCTTGGTATGACGGCGCCCCACCACAAGATCGACTTTCCTACGAAGACTGGACGGATCAAAAGATCAAGGACGTGATCCCGCTCGCCCGTTGGCAAACCAGCGAAGACATCGCCGCGATGATCGTGTTCCTCTCGTCAGAACGAGCCAAAGAAGTGACGGGACAAACCATCAACGTGGATGGCGGTTGCGTGATGCATTGTTAG
- a CDS encoding alkyl/aryl-sulfatase: protein MNRTRNALFAAKLLAVVLLGAAPVVAQENAATAKLRQQSKQFEEEIVHVSDNVYIAVGYSVSNVTMIEGDDGVVIIDTGISLDDANRIVAEFRKLSDKPVKGIVFTHSHGDHTNGAAAFFGEERPQIWAHKNFGSEAQPLVAGGVTFQSVRGARQAGFKLPPEQRINNGVAPVRYPKRGGQAFASRAETKPTHFLEEDRQTIEIAGVELELVSSPGETNDQLFVWYPAGKALFAGDNFYRSFPNLYAIRGTPNRSVRLWAESLGKLAANDADVLVGGHTKPILGASKVKQVLEDYRDAVQFIHDKTVEGMNQGMTPDELVGYVQLPENLASKDYLQPFYGHPEWGVRSVFNGYFGWYDGNPSNLFRLSPRAEAERVAQLAGGPDKLFAVAKAALADDDNQWAAQLADHLLAIDGDSADAKVLKADALSKLAGGMVNATARNYYLTVARELREEAAAK, encoded by the coding sequence ATGAATCGAACACGAAACGCACTGTTTGCTGCGAAGTTGTTAGCGGTGGTCTTGCTTGGGGCCGCACCCGTGGTCGCGCAGGAGAACGCAGCGACGGCAAAGCTGAGGCAGCAATCCAAACAGTTTGAAGAAGAGATCGTTCATGTTTCCGACAACGTCTACATCGCGGTGGGATACAGTGTTTCGAACGTCACGATGATCGAGGGCGACGATGGAGTCGTGATCATCGACACAGGCATTTCGCTGGACGATGCCAACCGGATCGTGGCAGAGTTTCGCAAACTCAGTGACAAGCCGGTCAAGGGAATTGTTTTCACGCACTCCCACGGCGATCACACGAACGGAGCGGCAGCGTTCTTTGGGGAAGAGCGACCACAGATCTGGGCTCACAAAAACTTCGGCAGTGAAGCCCAACCGTTGGTTGCCGGTGGCGTGACATTTCAAAGCGTTCGAGGTGCACGTCAGGCTGGTTTCAAGCTGCCACCCGAGCAGCGTATCAACAACGGCGTCGCACCCGTTCGGTATCCCAAACGAGGTGGTCAAGCTTTCGCATCGCGAGCGGAAACCAAGCCGACTCACTTTCTGGAAGAGGACCGTCAAACGATCGAGATTGCAGGTGTCGAACTTGAACTGGTTTCGTCTCCTGGCGAGACCAACGATCAGTTGTTCGTCTGGTATCCCGCTGGAAAGGCGTTGTTTGCCGGCGATAATTTCTACCGATCGTTTCCGAACTTGTATGCCATCCGTGGGACTCCCAATCGCAGCGTGCGTTTGTGGGCGGAGAGTCTTGGCAAGTTAGCGGCCAACGATGCGGATGTGTTGGTTGGTGGTCACACCAAACCGATCCTCGGAGCCAGCAAAGTCAAGCAAGTCTTGGAAGACTACCGCGATGCCGTTCAGTTCATTCACGACAAAACCGTCGAAGGAATGAACCAAGGAATGACGCCAGACGAATTGGTCGGCTATGTCCAGTTGCCGGAAAACCTAGCCAGCAAAGATTACTTGCAGCCCTTCTACGGGCATCCTGAATGGGGCGTCCGCAGTGTCTTCAACGGATACTTTGGCTGGTACGACGGCAACCCATCGAACTTGTTTCGTTTGTCACCGCGAGCGGAAGCGGAGCGAGTTGCCCAATTGGCCGGAGGGCCTGACAAACTGTTCGCTGTCGCGAAGGCTGCGTTGGCTGACGATGACAACCAATGGGCAGCACAGCTTGCCGATCATCTGTTGGCGATCGACGGTGATTCGGCCGATGCGAAAGTGTTGAAAGCCGATGCGTTGAGCAAACTCGCTGGCGGAATGGTCAACGCCACTGCGAGAAACTACTACCTCACCGTTGCTCGCGAACTTCGTGAAGAAGCCGCGGCGAAATAG
- a CDS encoding SDR family NAD(P)-dependent oxidoreductase, with product MKRILITGATDGIGLATAKMLAPLGHHLLLHGRDAQKLEQLEHSLRELSNEAVVECYVADLSRMNEVKSLAEAVSAKHDHLDVLINNAGVFSTSDPLSPEGLDVRFVVNAIAPYLLTQRLLPRMDSTSRVINLSSSAQSPVAMDAFRGERLLSDLDAYSQSKLALTMWSRGLADSLGTDGPAIIAVNPGSLLASKMVQQAFGVPGQDINIGAKILTRATLDDEFATASGQYFNNDTGEFGPPHADALDAEKNAQIIQAIEETLAKQLN from the coding sequence ATGAAACGCATTCTGATCACCGGAGCCACCGACGGCATTGGACTGGCGACCGCCAAAATGCTGGCCCCCCTCGGCCACCATCTTTTGCTGCATGGCCGCGATGCCCAGAAACTCGAGCAATTGGAACACTCCTTGCGGGAACTTTCCAATGAGGCCGTGGTCGAATGCTACGTGGCCGACCTGTCCCGCATGAACGAAGTGAAATCGCTGGCCGAGGCCGTGTCCGCCAAGCACGATCATCTGGACGTGCTGATCAACAACGCGGGCGTCTTCTCGACCTCCGATCCGCTCTCGCCGGAGGGCCTCGATGTTCGGTTCGTGGTCAACGCGATCGCACCGTACCTGTTGACGCAGCGATTGTTGCCGCGAATGGATTCAACCAGCCGAGTCATCAACCTCTCCTCGTCCGCTCAATCTCCCGTGGCAATGGACGCGTTTCGTGGTGAGCGCCTGCTGAGTGACCTGGATGCCTATTCGCAAAGCAAACTTGCGCTCACCATGTGGTCCCGCGGTCTGGCAGATTCCCTCGGCACCGACGGCCCGGCGATCATCGCAGTGAACCCGGGATCCTTGCTCGCCAGCAAAATGGTCCAGCAAGCTTTCGGTGTTCCAGGCCAAGACATCAACATCGGAGCGAAGATTCTCACCCGTGCCACATTGGACGACGAATTCGCCACCGCATCGGGCCAATACTTCAACAACGACACCGGAGAGTTTGGACCACCCCACGCCGATGCACTGGACGCCGAAAAGAACGCCCAAATCATCCAGGCCATCGAAGAGACACTCGCCAAGCAACTCAACTAA
- a CDS encoding zinc-dependent alcohol dehydrogenase family protein has protein sequence MKAMLIKNYGENAAFEASEVDQPAVKPGHVLVKIAASSVNTVDTMIRKMGEELPLSPSAPALLGMDFAGTVEAVGEGVQNYSVGDEVYGCAGGLADLPGTLADYIVADADLIAHKAKNLSMKEAAALPLVAITAYEGLVRAGIQAGQKVLVHGGSGGVGHIALQLAKHFGTDVYSTGGGEPQLALIEKLGATGINYKTESVEQYVAKHTDGAGFDVVFDSVGGANLTNSFEAAALNGQIATTVSMCELDLTPAHFKGLSLHVVFMLIPMLHHHNREQHGEILRKLTEIAESGDLKPVLDETNFSLEEAGQAYARLESGKTMGKVVIEN, from the coding sequence ATGAAAGCCATGCTGATCAAGAACTACGGTGAAAACGCAGCCTTCGAAGCATCCGAAGTCGATCAACCTGCCGTCAAACCGGGCCACGTGTTGGTCAAGATTGCCGCCTCGAGCGTGAACACGGTCGACACGATGATTCGCAAAATGGGTGAGGAACTGCCTCTCTCGCCATCCGCCCCTGCCCTTCTCGGCATGGACTTCGCCGGAACCGTCGAAGCCGTTGGCGAAGGTGTGCAGAACTATTCCGTTGGCGACGAAGTCTATGGCTGCGCCGGCGGGCTGGCAGATCTGCCGGGCACCTTGGCTGATTACATCGTGGCCGATGCGGACTTGATCGCGCACAAGGCCAAGAACCTGTCGATGAAAGAAGCCGCGGCGTTGCCACTCGTTGCGATCACCGCCTACGAAGGCTTGGTGCGGGCCGGCATCCAAGCGGGCCAGAAAGTCCTCGTGCACGGTGGCTCAGGCGGCGTTGGACACATCGCGTTGCAATTGGCTAAGCACTTCGGAACCGACGTTTACTCCACGGGTGGCGGCGAGCCACAACTCGCCCTCATTGAAAAGCTGGGTGCGACGGGCATCAACTACAAAACCGAGTCGGTCGAGCAATACGTTGCCAAACACACCGATGGAGCCGGATTCGATGTGGTGTTTGATTCCGTCGGAGGAGCCAACCTGACCAACTCGTTCGAAGCCGCTGCACTCAACGGGCAAATTGCGACGACCGTTTCGATGTGCGAACTGGATCTCACGCCAGCTCACTTCAAAGGCTTGTCTCTTCACGTCGTCTTCATGTTGATCCCGATGCTGCACCACCACAACAGGGAACAGCATGGCGAAATCCTCCGCAAACTGACGGAGATCGCCGAGTCCGGTGACCTGAAACCCGTTCTCGATGAAACCAACTTTTCGCTGGAAGAAGCTGGCCAAGCCTACGCGAGGCTCGAGAGCGGCAAAACCATGGGCAAAGTCGTCATCGAGAATTAG